A window of Rhododendron vialii isolate Sample 1 chromosome 11a, ASM3025357v1 contains these coding sequences:
- the LOC131308221 gene encoding uncharacterized protein LOC131308221 isoform X2 — protein sequence MLKFKSCGSVNDINSLVLEITLQVRFKLDKEWERDQVFKQMGGLWRASKSRLVSDVKNATNEEERLQLQPDNIKLVHDWKDFVKEKTSQEFKKEKSVNPSSITRFEVWTRGHTKRHGTPINSKVAETIVCVRRWEQKGINLAKK from the exons ATGCTGAAATTTAAATCTTGTGGCAGTGTAAATGATATAAATTCACTTGTGTTAGAAATAACATTACAGGTAAGATTCAAGTTGGATAAAGAATGGGAGAGGGACCAGGTCTTTAAGCAAATGGGTGGACTCTGGAGAGCTTCCAAGTCAAGATTAGTGAGCGACGTAAAAAACGCTACAAATGAGGAAGAAAGGTTGCAACTCCAGCCCGATAACATCAAATTGGTCCATGATTGGAAggattttgtgaaggaaaagactagtcaagagtttaag AAAGAAAAAAGTGTGAATCCCTCTTCCATAACAAGATTTGAAGTTTGGACTCGGGGACATACAAAGAGACATGGTACCCCTATCAACTCAAAAGTTGCTGAAACAATT GTATGTGTTCGCCGTTGGGAGCAAAAGGGTATAAACTTGGCAAAAAAGTAA
- the LOC131308221 gene encoding uncharacterized protein LOC131308221 isoform X3, with translation MAEFLWQSIMVRFKLDKEWERDQVFKQMGGLWRASKSRLVSDVKNATNEEERLQLQPDNIKLVHDWKDFVKEKTSQEFKKEKSVNPSSITRFEVWTRGHTKRHGTPINSKVAETINEFEKVQQDTPNSSSTNLKKDAL, from the exons ATGGCAGAATTCTTATGGCAGTCAATTATG GTAAGATTCAAGTTGGATAAAGAATGGGAGAGGGACCAGGTCTTTAAGCAAATGGGTGGACTCTGGAGAGCTTCCAAGTCAAGATTAGTGAGCGACGTAAAAAACGCTACAAATGAGGAAGAAAGGTTGCAACTCCAGCCCGATAACATCAAATTGGTCCATGATTGGAAggattttgtgaaggaaaagactagtcaagagtttaag AAAGAAAAAAGTGTGAATCCCTCTTCCATAACAAGATTTGAAGTTTGGACTCGGGGACATACAAAGAGACATGGTACCCCTATCAACTCAAAAGTTGCTGAAACAATT aatgaatttgaaaaggttcaacAGGATACACCAAATTCATCTTCAACAAATCTAAAAAAAGATGCTCTTTGA
- the LOC131308221 gene encoding uncharacterized protein LOC131308221 isoform X4 gives MLKFKSCGSVNDINSLVLEITLQVRFKLDKEWERDQVFKQMGGLWRASKSRLVSDVKNATNEEERLQLQPDNIKLVHDWKDFVKEKTSQEFKNEFEKVQQDTPNSSSTNLKKDAL, from the exons ATGCTGAAATTTAAATCTTGTGGCAGTGTAAATGATATAAATTCACTTGTGTTAGAAATAACATTACAGGTAAGATTCAAGTTGGATAAAGAATGGGAGAGGGACCAGGTCTTTAAGCAAATGGGTGGACTCTGGAGAGCTTCCAAGTCAAGATTAGTGAGCGACGTAAAAAACGCTACAAATGAGGAAGAAAGGTTGCAACTCCAGCCCGATAACATCAAATTGGTCCATGATTGGAAggattttgtgaaggaaaagactagtcaagagtttaag aatgaatttgaaaaggttcaacAGGATACACCAAATTCATCTTCAACAAATCTAAAAAAAGATGCTCTTTGA
- the LOC131308221 gene encoding uncharacterized protein LOC131308221 isoform X1, with translation MLKFKSCGSVNDINSLVLEITLQVRFKLDKEWERDQVFKQMGGLWRASKSRLVSDVKNATNEEERLQLQPDNIKLVHDWKDFVKEKTSQEFKKEKSVNPSSITRFEVWTRGHTKRHGTPINSKVAETINEFEKVQQDTPNSSSTNLKKDAL, from the exons ATGCTGAAATTTAAATCTTGTGGCAGTGTAAATGATATAAATTCACTTGTGTTAGAAATAACATTACAGGTAAGATTCAAGTTGGATAAAGAATGGGAGAGGGACCAGGTCTTTAAGCAAATGGGTGGACTCTGGAGAGCTTCCAAGTCAAGATTAGTGAGCGACGTAAAAAACGCTACAAATGAGGAAGAAAGGTTGCAACTCCAGCCCGATAACATCAAATTGGTCCATGATTGGAAggattttgtgaaggaaaagactagtcaagagtttaag AAAGAAAAAAGTGTGAATCCCTCTTCCATAACAAGATTTGAAGTTTGGACTCGGGGACATACAAAGAGACATGGTACCCCTATCAACTCAAAAGTTGCTGAAACAATT aatgaatttgaaaaggttcaacAGGATACACCAAATTCATCTTCAACAAATCTAAAAAAAGATGCTCTTTGA